The following are encoded in a window of Cycloclasticus pugetii PS-1 genomic DNA:
- a CDS encoding YdbH domain-containing protein: MTKKRGVLIAFSAIVFLFLLSYIALPWLVQTALTSSLSKYDIEVTNIQFDRPSWKQLSSRSLQLKSLSLRFEEQVDVDIANTFINFNTPSAYLVLVNIDSIDIRINKPSSNNTVTDINLFDVLPSALIDDLPEVRLLVNSLTVHRPHLELKAFRIDLSNGLLTVQTILGDGFFNKGSKVFKQLIDTNILLKINAQNELELNISDTAANPLLALSLKLTKQGDLLKGDVQLNSELNAFEWPTINGSAISVNSNQLVSSNQFTLPATQRFSIDEITQLTGVTKIQNTSHFSNQHTAATTKVTTDTTLRFSLDKGKFRLTLVDPKQPIVEINGYLKRFLMPDNNYKMMDEMGTLLANLKEPLTIEYDLLADLNNPFSIIDGSFTLEYIEKNKKLIDVQFSNMEVITPENSHRSHYQFQLKGNLHLANIYRPLDIENLFISKLRGEVNSRVSIQDHHLMIQPLSKNRFEIHSLRFNEYKAKTLFVNIPNQTLSINLNTQDVSAMKFALGGQNLDSNQLNIKKWGLTANASLQQHKMSIRSSIDAMNLALLDQTYYIPPMIIKNQLWFKDLSATKASLKLANICNDPILFANWQPKNSTEHLIDIHWQQTFSTHKTFRKWLNTPILPFDMTGGSFAGDAVIELNKGETEFKQFKVSLHEAQGVYQTGTFKGVQLQLSSPSQQLGSYKTQQAVTFDTFYAELNGHINELNMGIKANNIELNGVLYNQLNEWHFKTPLSKATVFSGLVEIQNEDINFNDTIQLELIVDRLDLSELVRTQNMDGLYTSGKLSGRIPVHYINGQFNVSDGHMNSIDGGKIRYTTPLSQSTNINDQLKLTFDVLEDFNYTTLNSKIIYDDDTLLFKSAISGRNPTVANGRLINLNLNTEVGLKGALETMRIQSGIDLNIEAFIRSKIKHSNNQYYCQ; encoded by the coding sequence ATGACCAAAAAACGTGGTGTACTTATAGCGTTTAGCGCTATAGTTTTCTTATTCCTTCTCTCATACATCGCGTTACCTTGGCTTGTACAAACAGCACTGACATCTTCATTAAGCAAGTACGACATTGAAGTTACAAACATTCAGTTCGATCGCCCATCGTGGAAACAACTTTCTTCACGCTCATTGCAGTTAAAGTCATTATCATTAAGATTTGAAGAGCAGGTAGACGTTGATATAGCAAATACATTCATCAATTTTAATACACCTTCCGCATACTTGGTTTTGGTTAACATCGACTCTATTGATATACGGATAAATAAACCTTCTTCGAATAACACTGTTACTGACATTAATTTATTTGATGTTTTGCCAAGCGCTTTAATCGATGATCTACCTGAAGTGCGTCTGCTTGTTAACTCGTTAACGGTCCATCGACCTCATTTAGAACTGAAGGCGTTCAGGATTGATTTATCAAATGGATTATTAACCGTCCAAACCATATTAGGTGACGGTTTTTTTAACAAAGGTTCCAAAGTATTTAAGCAGTTAATCGACACCAATATTTTATTAAAAATAAATGCGCAAAATGAACTTGAATTAAACATATCAGATACCGCCGCTAATCCATTACTAGCGTTGAGCCTTAAGTTAACAAAACAAGGTGATCTACTGAAAGGGGACGTGCAGCTTAACAGTGAATTAAATGCTTTCGAGTGGCCAACAATTAATGGTAGTGCGATAAGTGTTAATAGCAATCAATTGGTCAGTAGCAACCAATTCACATTACCTGCCACACAACGGTTCTCTATAGATGAGATTACACAACTTACCGGCGTTACTAAGATACAAAATACCAGTCATTTTTCTAACCAACACACAGCAGCAACGACTAAAGTCACCACCGACACAACGCTAAGGTTTTCATTAGACAAAGGAAAATTTCGTTTAACGCTCGTAGACCCTAAACAACCTATTGTAGAAATAAACGGCTATCTAAAACGTTTCCTTATGCCCGATAACAACTACAAAATGATGGATGAAATGGGCACTTTGCTTGCCAATCTAAAGGAGCCTCTCACCATCGAGTATGATCTATTGGCTGATTTGAATAACCCTTTCTCAATTATAGATGGCAGCTTTACCCTAGAATACATTGAAAAGAACAAAAAGCTGATCGATGTACAGTTTTCTAACATGGAGGTTATTACCCCAGAAAACAGTCACAGAAGCCATTATCAGTTTCAGCTCAAAGGTAATCTACACCTTGCTAATATTTATCGTCCACTCGATATAGAAAACCTCTTTATTAGCAAACTAAGAGGTGAGGTTAACAGCCGAGTAAGCATTCAAGATCATCACTTGATGATTCAGCCGTTGTCGAAAAATCGTTTTGAAATACATTCTTTACGTTTTAATGAATACAAAGCCAAAACACTTTTCGTAAACATTCCAAACCAAACGCTTTCTATTAATTTAAACACGCAAGATGTTTCCGCTATGAAATTTGCATTAGGTGGTCAAAACCTTGATAGCAATCAATTAAACATTAAAAAATGGGGGCTTACAGCAAACGCAAGCCTCCAGCAGCATAAGATGAGTATTCGTTCTTCAATTGACGCAATGAATCTGGCGTTGTTAGATCAGACATACTATATCCCACCCATGATTATTAAAAACCAACTCTGGTTTAAAGACTTAAGTGCAACTAAAGCATCGCTTAAACTCGCCAATATTTGTAACGACCCCATCCTTTTCGCAAACTGGCAACCTAAAAACAGTACAGAGCATTTAATTGATATCCATTGGCAGCAGACTTTTTCAACACATAAGACATTCAGAAAATGGCTTAACACACCAATACTTCCATTTGACATGACTGGAGGGAGCTTTGCGGGAGACGCGGTTATTGAATTAAACAAGGGTGAAACTGAATTTAAGCAATTCAAGGTCTCATTACACGAAGCTCAAGGTGTTTATCAGACAGGTACATTTAAAGGGGTTCAGCTTCAGTTAAGTTCACCCTCGCAACAATTGGGGTCATATAAAACACAACAGGCGGTTACGTTTGACACCTTTTATGCTGAACTTAACGGCCACATTAATGAATTAAATATGGGTATCAAGGCAAACAATATCGAGCTTAATGGCGTACTTTATAATCAACTAAACGAGTGGCATTTTAAAACCCCGTTAAGCAAAGCGACCGTTTTTTCAGGTTTAGTAGAAATTCAAAATGAAGACATTAATTTTAACGATACTATACAACTGGAGTTGATCGTAGATCGCTTGGATTTATCTGAATTGGTCAGAACGCAAAACATGGATGGCTTATATACCAGTGGCAAATTATCAGGACGTATTCCTGTGCACTATATAAACGGGCAATTCAACGTATCGGATGGCCATATGAATAGCATCGATGGCGGGAAAATACGTTACACCACACCTTTAAGCCAAAGCACAAATATAAATGATCAACTCAAATTAACCTTCGATGTACTGGAAGACTTTAACTACACAACGTTAAACAGCAAAATAATTTACGATGATGATACGCTATTGTTTAAATCTGCTATTTCTGGGCGTAATCCAACTGTTGCCAATGGCCGTTTAATCAACTTAAACTTAAATACTGAAGTCGGCTTAAAAGGGGCTCTTGAAACAATGCGCATTCAATCAGGTATTGATTTAAACATAGAAGCGTTTATACGCTCTAAAATAAAGCATTCAAATAATCAATATTATTGCCAATAA
- a CDS encoding FKBP-type peptidyl-prolyl cis-trans isomerase has product MKILLIIVVIAAVFYLVQYFLNGKATLNAKDNIQAGEEFLAKNAEQEGVITTASGLQYKVLSPGDGEVHPTSTDKVTVHYHGTLLDGTVFDSSVDRGEPIAFGLNQVIKGWTEGVQLMVTGEKTRFFIPSKLAYGNQSMGAIKGGSTLIFDVELIAID; this is encoded by the coding sequence ATGAAAATTTTACTTATTATTGTTGTCATTGCAGCCGTTTTTTATCTGGTTCAGTATTTTTTAAATGGTAAAGCAACGTTAAACGCTAAAGATAATATTCAAGCTGGTGAAGAGTTCTTAGCAAAAAACGCTGAACAAGAGGGCGTTATAACCACCGCATCAGGTTTACAATACAAAGTGCTTTCACCAGGTGATGGTGAAGTGCACCCAACTTCGACCGATAAAGTGACCGTTCATTACCATGGTACTTTGTTAGATGGAACGGTCTTTGATAGTTCTGTAGATCGAGGTGAGCCCATTGCCTTTGGCCTAAACCAAGTCATTAAAGGCTGGACTGAAGGTGTGCAGTTAATGGTAACAGGTGAAAAAACACGTTTTTTTATACCCAGCAAATTAGCGTATGGCAATCAATCCATGGGGGCCATTAAAGGCGGTTCAACGCTTATTTTTGATGTTGAGTTGATTGCTATTGATTAA
- a CDS encoding inactive transglutaminase family protein, which produces MSSTHKITIIALFMILLGLGLTLYKNIVLGFPLLPGIREDVWTIESKINLKPLHEGPVQIALTLPEEDAGWVSLDDHFASSGFNFSVTEQNGHRRAHWTRETMERATTLFYKKQVYRMRDRALTDRVVPNVELPILTTTNEEVMEKVVESLKTKSTTPAEFSTLLFDSINLPQPDPDMSFLLSSYGGVHLDVVMDVLAYANIPAQVIKGIFLEDGRRRQRINSLVEIVAGDRWLIFDPTTGAEGLPDNFFVWQHGSTSILDVIGGRNSSIEFALVKNTLPLKSILFMEGHLEEQPLLDFSIYALPVEQQGIFKGLLLIPVGALIIVLLRILVGLKTSGTFMPILIALAFIQTSLLVGLGIFLTVVGFGLWIRYYLSYLNLLLVARITAVVIVVILLMAGLSVISYKLGFHQALTITFFPTIILAWTIERMSLLWEEEGAHEVLVQGGGSLLAAILVYLTMSMSMVEHLTFNFPELMISLLGIVLLLGKYTGYRLFELYRFRAFGHTE; this is translated from the coding sequence TTGTCATCTACACATAAAATCACCATCATCGCGCTATTTATGATCCTGCTCGGTCTTGGCTTGACCTTGTACAAAAATATAGTGTTAGGGTTCCCGCTTTTACCGGGTATTAGAGAAGATGTTTGGACAATAGAATCCAAAATAAACCTTAAACCCCTACATGAAGGGCCTGTTCAAATAGCGCTAACCTTACCTGAAGAAGATGCTGGTTGGGTGTCTTTAGACGACCACTTTGCCTCATCTGGCTTTAATTTTTCAGTGACTGAACAAAACGGTCATAGACGAGCACATTGGACACGCGAAACAATGGAGCGGGCTACGACCTTGTTTTATAAAAAACAAGTTTATCGTATGCGAGACAGGGCGCTCACAGACCGAGTTGTCCCTAATGTTGAGCTGCCTATTTTAACCACCACGAATGAAGAGGTGATGGAAAAGGTGGTCGAATCCTTAAAGACAAAATCGACAACGCCCGCAGAGTTTTCCACTTTATTATTCGACAGTATCAACCTGCCGCAACCCGACCCAGACATGAGCTTTCTTTTGTCGAGCTATGGTGGCGTACATCTAGACGTAGTTATGGATGTTCTAGCTTATGCCAACATTCCAGCACAAGTCATTAAAGGTATCTTCTTGGAAGATGGCCGTCGTCGACAACGTATCAACAGCCTTGTTGAAATAGTCGCTGGCGACCGCTGGTTAATTTTTGACCCTACAACAGGTGCTGAAGGGCTGCCGGATAACTTTTTTGTTTGGCAACACGGTTCCACCTCAATATTAGACGTCATTGGAGGGCGCAACTCATCCATTGAGTTTGCGTTAGTAAAAAACACATTACCTCTTAAATCCATCCTTTTCATGGAAGGGCATCTTGAAGAGCAACCCTTATTAGATTTTTCAATTTATGCTCTACCTGTAGAGCAACAAGGTATTTTTAAGGGCTTATTACTGATACCAGTGGGTGCTTTAATCATCGTTTTGCTGCGAATACTGGTTGGCTTAAAAACATCTGGCACCTTTATGCCTATTCTGATTGCACTCGCCTTTATTCAAACCTCACTCTTAGTGGGATTGGGTATTTTCCTTACCGTGGTCGGCTTCGGCTTATGGATACGCTATTATTTGTCTTACCTCAATTTATTATTAGTAGCACGAATAACCGCTGTGGTCATCGTGGTTATTCTATTAATGGCAGGATTAAGTGTTATTAGTTATAAACTTGGCTTTCACCAAGCTTTAACAATCACCTTTTTCCCAACCATTATTCTTGCTTGGACTATCGAAAGAATGTCACTTTTATGGGAAGAAGAGGGCGCGCACGAAGTCTTAGTACAAGGAGGCGGGAGCCTATTAGCGGCCATTTTGGTTTACTTAACCATGTCAATGTCGATGGTAGAGCACCTTACCTTTAATTTCCCCGAGTTAATGATCAGCCTACTGGGCATTGTTTTATTATTAGGTAAATACACTGGTTATCGCTTGTTTGAACTGTATCGTTTTCGTGCTTTCGGCCACACTGAATGA
- a CDS encoding ATP-dependent zinc protease family protein gives MIGGVENVVVEPLNLKFEARIDTGAKSTSIHAENIQLIEREGKRFVRFSLYDSKTKSLVEVERRFRRRVIIKQQDGNNEMRYVVTLWLTLGKNKDEVEVNLTDRSAFDYQLLVGRNLLTDRAIVDVSLRHTLRP, from the coding sequence GTGATAGGAGGCGTTGAAAATGTTGTTGTTGAGCCTCTAAATTTAAAATTTGAAGCACGTATAGATACCGGGGCAAAATCCACCTCGATACATGCAGAAAACATCCAGCTCATTGAACGTGAAGGCAAGCGCTTTGTGCGCTTTTCATTATACGATAGTAAAACCAAATCACTCGTTGAGGTAGAACGTCGTTTTCGTAGGCGAGTAATTATCAAACAGCAAGATGGGAATAATGAAATGCGATACGTCGTCACATTATGGTTAACTCTCGGCAAGAATAAAGATGAGGTTGAAGTGAACTTGACCGACCGATCTGCCTTTGACTATCAGCTATTAGTTGGGCGTAATTTATTAACTGACCGAGCTATAGTTGATGTTAGTTTACGTCATACCTTAAGGCCTTAA
- a CDS encoding replication-associated recombination protein A, which translates to MKPTEPLADRLRPTSLQEFSGQKHLLSEGKPLYEAIQSGQLHSLVLWGPPGVGKTTLARIIAQQAEADFISLSAVLAGVKDIRAAVEQAKKNRIDKQQNTLLFVDEVHRFNKSQQDAFLPHVEAGVFTFIGATTENPSFSLNNALLSRARVYTLKSLEEDDLRAILNHALTDKNKGLGSQFTIDNEAIQLLLNASDKDARRLLNFIELSAQLASANEHKTITANIINEVVQDGVRRFDNHGEDFYNQISALHKSVRGSDPDASLYWLKRMLDGGCDPLYVARRIVRIASEDIGNADPRALQIALNAWETQEKLGSPEGELALAQAVIYLACAAKSNAVYSAFNAVDSVIKKTGSLDVPYHLRNAPTALMKQEGYHEGYRYAHNEPNAFAAGENYLPEALIGSTYYEPVDRGLEIKIAEKLRYLRELNKQAKK; encoded by the coding sequence ATGAAACCCACTGAACCGCTGGCCGATCGCCTTCGTCCCACCTCGTTACAGGAATTTTCAGGTCAAAAACATCTTTTATCTGAGGGTAAACCCCTTTATGAAGCAATTCAATCAGGGCAATTACACTCGCTCGTTTTATGGGGCCCTCCAGGTGTTGGTAAAACAACCTTAGCAAGAATCATTGCGCAACAAGCCGAGGCCGACTTTATTTCACTTTCAGCTGTTTTAGCCGGCGTTAAAGATATTCGAGCCGCTGTTGAGCAAGCAAAGAAAAATCGTATAGATAAACAACAAAACACACTTCTTTTTGTTGATGAAGTACACCGTTTTAACAAATCACAACAAGATGCTTTTTTACCACATGTAGAAGCCGGAGTTTTTACGTTCATTGGCGCGACCACTGAAAACCCCTCTTTTTCGCTCAATAATGCATTATTATCCAGAGCGCGTGTTTACACATTAAAATCACTTGAAGAAGACGATTTGCGCGCTATCCTTAATCATGCCTTAACGGATAAAAACAAAGGGCTCGGTAGCCAGTTTACTATCGACAATGAGGCCATTCAATTGTTACTGAATGCCTCAGATAAAGATGCCAGACGGTTATTAAATTTTATTGAATTAAGCGCTCAATTAGCTTCTGCAAACGAACATAAAACCATTACAGCCAATATAATTAATGAGGTTGTTCAAGATGGAGTGCGGCGTTTTGATAACCACGGTGAAGACTTCTACAATCAAATATCGGCGTTACATAAATCCGTTCGTGGTAGTGACCCCGATGCCTCGTTATATTGGTTAAAACGTATGCTTGATGGCGGGTGCGATCCCTTATATGTCGCACGACGTATTGTCCGTATTGCCTCTGAGGATATCGGTAATGCAGACCCTCGTGCGTTACAAATAGCTTTAAATGCCTGGGAAACACAAGAAAAATTAGGCAGCCCTGAAGGTGAGTTAGCACTTGCGCAAGCAGTAATTTACTTGGCCTGTGCAGCAAAAAGTAATGCCGTATATAGCGCTTTCAATGCAGTTGACAGCGTTATAAAAAAAACAGGTAGTTTGGATGTTCCTTATCACCTTAGAAATGCGCCAACAGCCTTAATGAAACAAGAGGGCTATCATGAAGGTTATCGTTACGCACATAATGAGCCCAATGCCTTTGCTGCAGGGGAAAATTATTTACCAGAGGCGCTTATTGGTTCAACTTATTACGAACCAGTTGATCGTGGACTTGAAATAAAGATTGCTGAAAAGCTTCGATACTTAAGAGAACTTAACAAACAAGCAAAAAAATAA
- the lolA gene encoding outer membrane lipoprotein chaperone LolA: MNTLRSVFCCFVLFAFTLPSVAKSSEDNLALHLQHYVNLSGQFTQVISSEQSSFIQSSTGEFWIKKPNQFRWHYTTPYVQKIISNGDKLWVYDEDLEQVTIKNASQSVGSSPLAVILGSIELDTLFNITQLDNSEQLEWLMLTPKEDSSGFEFIKVGFKDGLLNKMRLHDSFGQTTDLLFTDVTINEPIVDETFEFIVPDGADVFEETPN; encoded by the coding sequence ATGAATACACTTCGTAGCGTTTTTTGCTGTTTTGTCTTATTTGCTTTTACTTTACCAAGCGTCGCAAAAAGCAGCGAAGATAATCTAGCGCTTCATTTGCAACACTATGTAAACCTTAGCGGTCAATTTACTCAGGTCATTAGCAGTGAACAAAGCTCTTTTATTCAATCATCAACCGGTGAGTTCTGGATAAAAAAGCCCAATCAATTTCGTTGGCACTACACAACGCCTTATGTGCAAAAAATTATCTCAAACGGGGATAAGCTTTGGGTCTACGACGAAGACCTTGAGCAAGTTACCATCAAAAATGCATCGCAATCGGTTGGTTCCTCGCCTTTAGCAGTAATTCTTGGCTCTATTGAACTTGATACGCTTTTTAATATTACTCAGTTGGATAACAGCGAGCAATTAGAATGGTTAATGCTAACGCCTAAAGAAGACTCAAGTGGTTTTGAATTTATTAAGGTGGGTTTTAAAGATGGCCTACTCAACAAAATGCGTCTGCATGATAGTTTTGGCCAAACCACAGATTTATTGTTTACTGATGTGACCATTAACGAGCCTATTGTAGACGAAACCTTCGAGTTTATTGTGCCAGATGGCGCTGATGTTTTTGAAGAAACGCCGAACTAA
- a CDS encoding mannose-1-phosphate guanylyltransferase/mannose-6-phosphate isomerase translates to MIPVIMSGGSGTRLWPLSRKNKPKQFIALFGENTMFQETLNRLSGLEGIQSPIVVCNNDHRFMVAEQLQELRITSPNIILEPVGRNTAPALATSALEAQKMGDDPVLLVLAADHVIDDLTAFHQAIEAAKIQAEQGKIVTFGIVPTSPNTGYGYIQADQKNTISPVKAFVEKPDLQTATQYADSGNFYWNSGMFMFKASTLICELEKYSPEILSSCREALAKGTKDLDFTRLDVASFEACDSDSIDYAVMEHTSKAVVVPLDAAWSDVGSWSSLWECAQQDADNNVLQGDVVVEDVQNAYIHSEHRLVSVIGLDDIVVVETADAVMVASKKSAQNVKSIVNRLVNEDRKEAENHRLCYRPWGHYDAIDVGERFQVKRITVKPGASLSLQMHHHRAEHWIVVTGTAEVTCDDKVMLVSENQSTYIPVGTKHRLHNPGRVLLEMIEVQSGAYLGEDDIIRFEDDYSRT, encoded by the coding sequence ATGATTCCAGTTATTATGTCGGGTGGAAGTGGTACACGCCTGTGGCCACTGTCTAGAAAGAACAAACCTAAGCAGTTTATTGCTTTATTTGGCGAAAATACCATGTTTCAAGAAACGCTAAATCGACTTAGTGGACTTGAGGGTATTCAATCACCTATTGTTGTCTGCAATAACGATCATCGCTTTATGGTAGCAGAGCAATTGCAAGAATTAAGAATCACCTCACCTAATATTATTTTAGAACCTGTTGGGCGAAATACTGCGCCAGCGCTCGCTACATCAGCGTTAGAAGCTCAAAAAATGGGCGATGATCCAGTTTTATTAGTCTTAGCCGCAGACCATGTTATTGATGACCTTACAGCTTTTCATCAAGCCATTGAAGCTGCAAAAATACAAGCAGAACAGGGCAAGATTGTAACGTTTGGTATCGTGCCCACTTCCCCAAACACCGGTTACGGTTATATTCAGGCCGATCAAAAAAACACCATCAGCCCCGTTAAAGCGTTTGTAGAAAAACCAGACTTACAGACTGCTACGCAATATGCCGACTCAGGTAATTTCTATTGGAATAGTGGGATGTTTATGTTCAAAGCATCCACGTTGATTTGTGAATTAGAAAAATATTCACCTGAGATTTTGTCCAGTTGCCGTGAAGCTTTAGCTAAAGGTACGAAAGATCTCGACTTTACTCGTTTGGATGTTGCTTCATTTGAAGCTTGTGACTCAGACTCAATAGATTATGCAGTGATGGAACATACCAGCAAAGCCGTTGTTGTACCGTTAGATGCCGCCTGGAGCGATGTTGGTTCCTGGTCTTCCTTATGGGAATGCGCGCAGCAGGACGCCGATAATAATGTTTTACAAGGCGACGTGGTCGTTGAAGATGTGCAAAATGCTTATATTCATAGTGAGCACCGTTTGGTATCTGTTATAGGGTTAGATGATATTGTTGTTGTTGAAACCGCTGATGCCGTCATGGTCGCGAGTAAAAAATCTGCACAAAATGTAAAAAGCATAGTCAACCGACTGGTAAATGAAGACCGTAAAGAGGCAGAAAACCACCGTCTATGTTATCGCCCTTGGGGACATTATGACGCTATTGATGTTGGTGAACGGTTCCAAGTTAAACGAATTACGGTTAAACCAGGCGCTTCATTATCATTACAAATGCACCACCATCGTGCTGAACACTGGATTGTAGTGACAGGCACGGCAGAAGTTACCTGCGATGATAAAGTTATGCTGGTTTCAGAAAACCAATCCACTTACATCCCAGTTGGTACCAAACATAGATTACATAACCCTGGTCGAGTTTTGCTCGAAATGATTGAGGTACAGTCAGGGGCTTATTTAGGTGAGGATGACATTATTCGTTTTGAGGATGATTATAGTCGGACATAA
- a CDS encoding YnbE family lipoprotein: MKKIAPIAYITCIGLLLSSIFGCTPTVKVEASDKPITINLNVKIEHEIRVKVDKELDSILSEDSGLF, from the coding sequence ATGAAAAAAATAGCCCCCATCGCATATATAACATGTATTGGCTTGTTGCTAAGCTCAATATTTGGATGCACGCCAACCGTCAAAGTAGAAGCGTCAGACAAGCCCATTACAATCAATTTAAATGTAAAGATTGAACACGAAATTCGAGTCAAGGTTGATAAAGAGCTAGACTCCATACTGTCTGAAGATTCAGGCTTATTTTAA
- a CDS encoding alpha-L-glutamate ligase-like protein, which yields MKWVSPKKLRELGILGMNSRNIDYIGRSNDRRLFPLVDDKLKTKRLAEKFGMSVPRLFAVINNQHDIQTLENQLSGRNQFVIKPAQGSGGKGILVIAERVDDQYIKSSGPSLKLRDLKHHATNILSGLYSLGGRPDVVMIEDMIVFDPIFSPYSYEGVPDIRVIVYKGYPVMAMLRCSTHASDGKANLHQGAVGVGLDINTGKSLFAVQNNIKIEKHPDTGFSFDQLVIPNWDHILQLASHCYEMVGLGYFGADIVLDKNKGPMILELNARPGLAIQVANQTGLTKRLQHIDQHILAMTHDVEARIALAKKWFANSLRNA from the coding sequence ATGAAGTGGGTATCGCCTAAAAAACTAAGGGAACTTGGCATCCTTGGTATGAACAGCCGAAACATTGATTATATCGGCCGTTCAAATGACAGGCGTCTTTTTCCATTAGTAGATGACAAGCTAAAAACTAAAAGACTCGCTGAAAAATTTGGCATGTCTGTGCCTCGACTTTTTGCTGTTATTAATAATCAACATGACATACAAACATTAGAAAACCAACTTAGTGGGCGAAACCAGTTTGTTATTAAACCAGCGCAGGGCAGTGGTGGAAAAGGCATTTTAGTCATAGCCGAACGTGTAGACGATCAATACATCAAATCCAGTGGCCCCTCGCTAAAACTAAGGGACTTAAAACATCATGCCACCAATATATTAAGCGGTTTGTATAGTTTGGGTGGCCGCCCCGATGTTGTCATGATCGAAGACATGATTGTTTTCGACCCTATTTTTTCACCGTACAGCTATGAAGGCGTTCCAGACATAAGAGTTATCGTTTATAAAGGATACCCTGTTATGGCCATGCTTCGTTGCTCAACCCATGCATCAGATGGCAAAGCGAACTTACACCAAGGTGCCGTCGGGGTAGGGCTTGATATAAACACAGGAAAAAGCCTTTTCGCAGTGCAAAATAATATTAAAATTGAAAAGCACCCAGACACTGGGTTTAGCTTTGATCAGCTAGTAATTCCTAACTGGGACCATATTTTACAGCTCGCCTCTCATTGTTATGAAATGGTCGGCTTGGGTTACTTTGGCGCTGATATTGTATTGGATAAAAATAAAGGCCCTATGATCTTAGAACTCAATGCTCGCCCGGGCCTCGCTATTCAGGTTGCAAACCAAACCGGTTTAACCAAACGACTTCAACATATCGATCAACATATATTAGCTATGACACATGACGTTGAGGCGCGCATCGCGCTAGCAAAAAAATGGTTTGCTAACTCCCTACGCAACGCCTAA
- a CDS encoding YdbL family protein — MMKYVQILLTVFMLTLSTVSLAIDLHSAKDQGLVGETPNGYLASPVSAPSADIKALISDINAKRKQKYAQVAAKVAKPLSVVEQLAGKKAIEKTSKGHFIQFPDGQWVKK, encoded by the coding sequence ATGATGAAATACGTACAAATTTTATTAACTGTTTTTATGCTCACACTATCAACAGTTTCTTTAGCCATTGATCTACATAGTGCAAAAGATCAAGGTTTAGTAGGAGAAACGCCGAACGGGTATTTAGCCAGCCCCGTTAGTGCTCCATCAGCTGACATTAAAGCACTCATCAGTGATATTAATGCCAAACGGAAACAAAAATATGCCCAAGTTGCAGCAAAAGTTGCTAAGCCATTAAGCGTCGTTGAACAACTGGCAGGGAAAAAAGCTATTGAAAAAACAAGCAAAGGGCATTTTATTCAATTTCCAGATGGCCAATGGGTCAAAAAGTAA
- a CDS encoding BON domain-containing protein, which produces MNKFITLLILPLLLFLSACTTVLIGGAGAGGYAVGTDERPVGVISEDISITTRVKTTLIKDKQIDAFDINVDTYRSVVTLYGHVKSSAQLNRAISLTSSVKGVSKVISKLTVIQ; this is translated from the coding sequence ATGAATAAATTTATTACTCTGCTTATTTTACCCCTTCTGCTTTTCCTAAGTGCTTGCACAACCGTATTAATTGGTGGCGCTGGTGCTGGCGGTTATGCAGTTGGTACTGACGAGCGACCTGTTGGTGTTATATCAGAGGATATTTCTATAACCACTCGAGTCAAAACTACATTAATCAAAGATAAGCAGATTGATGCTTTTGATATTAATGTTGATACCTACCGTTCCGTGGTCACTCTATATGGACATGTTAAGAGCTCAGCTCAATTAAATCGAGCCATAAGTCTTACAAGCTCGGTAAAAGGGGTTAGTAAAGTGATTTCAAAATTGACGGTCATTCAATAA